In Bacteroidia bacterium, the following are encoded in one genomic region:
- a CDS encoding chromosome segregation protein SMC → RNKIVSLRSLIGKTRELVVKANNELEEYRENLTQSKIDLGDQVAKVDLAKILIENLTEQTEDLRNQLAEVKFLFNQTEQRIGTILEQINVLRDEKESLIASQGDYSERLDSLVVKISDDHQMLQAKRESVNTLYEKQNQLRSNVDKLTFHLESLAEQIKGIYHNYFENYGKSLKEYDERLNDDLEDVPQLREELTQIKKQIQSLGYINHMAQEEFREIKERHDFLVKQMSDLEKAKDDLTEVIKEIRTRSEELFIDSFVKIREAFQDIFHRMFGGGRADLRLLDNDNILESGIDILAQPPGKKLDRLAPLSGGEKSLTAVALLFATYKVKPSPFCVLDEIDASLDDRNIGYFLSVLEEFSESSQFIIITHNKHTVMGSQTLLGVTMQEKGVSKAISYRMGYDSDKQVIYEDPIDISLTNTV, encoded by the coding sequence CGCAATAAGATTGTCAGTTTAAGAAGTTTAATTGGTAAAACAAGAGAGTTGGTTGTGAAAGCTAATAACGAGCTTGAAGAGTACAGAGAAAACTTAACGCAAAGTAAAATTGATTTAGGTGATCAAGTAGCAAAAGTAGATTTAGCTAAAATTTTAATAGAGAATTTAACTGAGCAAACTGAAGATTTAAGAAATCAGTTGGCTGAGGTGAAGTTTCTATTTAACCAAACAGAACAGAGAATAGGGACGATCTTAGAACAAATTAATGTGTTAAGGGATGAAAAAGAGAGTTTAATTGCTTCTCAAGGTGATTATAGTGAGCGCCTTGACTCTTTAGTTGTTAAAATTAGTGACGATCATCAAATGCTTCAAGCTAAACGTGAAAGTGTAAACACCCTTTATGAAAAACAAAACCAACTTCGTTCCAATGTTGATAAACTCACTTTCCACTTAGAATCTTTAGCTGAGCAAATAAAAGGTATTTATCACAACTACTTTGAAAACTACGGAAAGAGTTTAAAAGAGTACGATGAGCGATTAAATGATGATTTAGAAGATGTTCCTCAACTGCGTGAAGAGTTAACTCAAATTAAAAAGCAAATTCAATCTTTAGGTTACATCAACCACATGGCTCAAGAGGAATTTAGAGAGATTAAAGAGCGGCACGACTTTTTAGTTAAACAGATGAGTGACCTTGAAAAAGCTAAAGACGATTTAACTGAAGTTATAAAAGAGATTAGAACGCGCTCAGAAGAGCTGTTTATCGACTCTTTTGTTAAAATTAGAGAGGCGTTTCAAGATATCTTCCACCGCATGTTTGGTGGAGGAAGGGCTGATTTACGCCTTTTAGATAATGATAATATTTTAGAAAGTGGAATCGATATTTTAGCTCAACCCCCAGGTAAAAAGCTTGATCGTTTAGCCCCATTATCGGGAGGGGAAAAATCGTTAACCGCAGTAGCACTGCTTTTTGCCACTTATAAAGTAAAACCCTCCCCATTTTGTGTTTTAGATGAAATTGATGCCTCCTTAGATGATCGTAACATCGGTTATTTCTTATCGGTGTTGGAAGAATTTAGTGAGAGCAGTCAATTTATCATCATCACCCACAACAAACACACAGTTATGGGTTCGCAAACCTTACTGGGTGTTACAATGCAAGAAAAAGGGGTTTCTAAAGCGATTAGCTACCGCATGGGATACGATTCTGATAAGCAAGTAATCTATGAAGATCCCATTGACATTAGCTTAACTAATACAGTATAA